From the genome of Desmodus rotundus isolate HL8 chromosome 2, HLdesRot8A.1, whole genome shotgun sequence, one region includes:
- the C2H2orf88 gene encoding small membrane A-kinase anchor protein isoform X3 produces MGCMKSKQIFAFPTTIEGDKRQASAESFMPDERLQPRMPSQVINEEVKEPTESEIVVFKFAHRLSREILSDALQQWADSNIKYCDIPFIESEGP; encoded by the coding sequence ATGGGCTGCATGAAATCAAAGCAAATTTTTGCATTTCCTACTACAATTGAGGGAGACAAGCGGCAAGCAAGTGCAGAGAGCTTTATGCCAGACGAGAGACTGCAACCTAGGATGCCCTCTCAAGTTATCAATGAGGAAGTGAAGGAACCTACGGAATCTGAAATCGTGGTCTTCAAATTTGCACATCGCCTGTCCCGGGAAATCTTGAGTGACGCCTTGCAGCAGTGGGCAGACAGTAACATCAAGTACTGTGACATCCCATTCATTGAGAGTGAGGGGCCTTGA